Proteins encoded within one genomic window of Gigantopelta aegis isolate Gae_Host chromosome 2, Gae_host_genome, whole genome shotgun sequence:
- the LOC121380983 gene encoding ganglioside GM2 activator-like, translating into MSTFFNRACYNKYSRNDIEEWGLMLRKLTLKPDPVEIPGNITAWGYIRVNKPIVGNISLELKLKRYLGFFWLSVPCLKNIGSCTYPDVCELLEDHYNETIGCNENLQAHDIPCTCPFLPGTYTLKPEMFQIPQLKGLWASLAKGDYKADVRLRDTDSNEVIACQHIEFSLTNGFVPTVSPTDKPKCTNILDCLFG; encoded by the exons atGTCTACTTTCTTCAACCGTGCCTGCTATAACAAGTATAGTCGAAACGATATCGAAGAATGGGGTTTGATGTTAAGAAAATTAACGTTGAAG CCCGACCCTGTTGAGATCCCGGGGAACATCACGGCCTGGGGGTACATCCGCGTGAACAAGCCGATCGTTGGAAACATCTCCCTGGAACTCAAACTGAAGCGCTATCTCGGATTCTTCTGGTTATCTGTCCCTTGCTTAAAAAACATCGGTTCGTG CACCTACCCTGACGTGTGTGAACTGCTTGAGGATCACTATAACGAGACTATAGGGTGTAATGAGAACTTACAGGCGCACGACATCCCGTGCACGTGTCCCTTCTTACCCGGCACCTACACCCTCAAACCAGAAATGTTTCAGATTCCACAACTCAAAGGTTTATGGGCCTCGTTGGCCAAG GGCGACTACAAGGCAGACGTTCGCCTACGAGACACTGACAGTAACGAGGTGATCGCCTGTCAACACATCGAGTTCAGTCTCACCAACGGCTTCGTGCCCACGGTCTCGCCAACTGACAAACCAAAGTGTACGAACATTCTCGACTGTCTGTTTGGTTAA